The Pseudomonas sp. R4-35-07 genome contains a region encoding:
- a CDS encoding HlyD family secretion protein, with product MTKGKLVKLTLCGVVVGGLLMLGWQRWQYSSTYVSTDNAELDGVIIPVRAKLSGVVISVPVTDNVTVQSGDLLFQIRDSEYHYQLQQREAQWQALLAAAGRAGGPGALDSQVLGAVALREAAQAALAQSSANLEQARNDYQRARRLGAQGALSTQDQEVAKARFDALRHAQEVARSNTQAAAQSTLANKAELKVQDYRIAAAQAEMEQARIKLNDARQTAPMRSIVSKKEVEPGQFVVAGQKLMSLIATDPLWITANFKETQVGRVRVGQNARVTVDAFPGHTFDGVVESLAPATGAKFSLLPQENATGNFTKVVQRVQVRIVLTGVPDNYKALLSPGMSAFVEVATHHNGSQTL from the coding sequence ATGACCAAAGGCAAGCTGGTAAAACTGACGCTGTGCGGCGTCGTGGTGGGCGGGCTGCTGATGTTGGGCTGGCAGCGCTGGCAGTATTCCAGCACCTACGTGAGTACCGACAATGCAGAACTCGATGGGGTGATTATCCCGGTGCGGGCCAAGCTATCGGGCGTAGTGATCAGTGTGCCGGTGACGGACAACGTCACAGTACAAAGCGGTGACTTGCTGTTTCAGATCCGCGACAGTGAATATCACTACCAGCTGCAGCAGCGCGAAGCACAATGGCAAGCGTTGCTTGCCGCCGCCGGGCGCGCCGGAGGGCCGGGTGCGCTGGACAGCCAGGTCCTCGGTGCGGTTGCCCTGCGTGAAGCCGCGCAGGCGGCCCTGGCGCAGTCGAGTGCCAACCTTGAGCAGGCGCGCAATGACTACCAACGTGCCCGTCGCCTGGGTGCTCAAGGCGCGCTGAGCACCCAGGACCAGGAAGTGGCCAAGGCGCGTTTCGACGCCCTTCGTCATGCTCAGGAAGTGGCGCGCAGTAATACTCAGGCCGCCGCTCAAAGCACCTTGGCCAACAAGGCTGAACTCAAGGTGCAGGACTACCGGATCGCCGCCGCGCAAGCCGAAATGGAACAAGCCAGGATCAAGCTGAACGACGCCCGCCAGACCGCGCCGATGCGCAGCATTGTCTCGAAAAAAGAGGTGGAGCCCGGCCAGTTCGTGGTTGCCGGCCAAAAGCTCATGAGCCTGATTGCAACCGACCCGCTGTGGATCACCGCCAACTTCAAGGAGACCCAGGTGGGCCGCGTACGCGTCGGCCAGAATGCCCGGGTCACCGTAGATGCGTTCCCCGGGCACACCTTCGACGGCGTCGTCGAAAGCCTGGCACCGGCCACCGGGGCGAAATTCTCCTTGCTGCCCCAGGAAAACGCCACGGGCAACTTCACCAAGGTGGTTCAGCGTGTGCAGGTGCGCATCGTGCTTACCGGTGTACCGGATAACTACAAGGCGCTGTTGAGCCCGGGCATGAGTGCCTTTGTTGAAGTCGCCACACACCACAACGGCAGCCAGACGCTATGA
- a CDS encoding DHA2 family efflux MFS transporter permease subunit, with protein MRSPYLIAFTVTLVSMMELLDVTIVNVAIPSLMGTYGASVDEISWVSTGYVVANVVILPVSGWLSAWFGRRTYYLVSTAVFVLASLGCALSAELWQLVAFRVLQGLAGGGLLGISQAIIYDVFPKEKVSSGMALYGVGVMMGPTLGPTVGGYLIDTLSWHWIFLINLPIGAVALLLCWLCISDSPNEQKPSSVDYSGFCLLALGVGSLQILLERGEHWDWMASNWTVACLLLSSFSLVGFFWWERRVTNPIVNVALFQNREFLMGCICAFCVGFGLYSTLFMVPLFLQTLLAQSAYQSGLVIFPGAVASAISTLVIGKLSQENRIDERVFVTLGIVMYCYAMFLHTQFTLDSNPDTLYWPLVIRGLGLGMIFVPLTNLAMRRLPLTLISGASGVLNLMRQLGGSVGIAIAATLLTRFSWERYRLLSEHVTESSLVASGWAGVETDPLFLSLGLASHQQAIALMPYLQAREQGQMLAFSMLFGTLGAVMAIGIPMVLMMRRSLVSR; from the coding sequence ATGAGGTCGCCCTACCTGATTGCGTTCACCGTCACGCTGGTGTCGATGATGGAGTTGCTGGATGTCACCATCGTCAACGTGGCGATTCCCAGCCTGATGGGCACCTACGGTGCCTCGGTCGATGAAATTTCCTGGGTCTCCACCGGTTACGTCGTGGCCAACGTGGTCATTCTGCCGGTCAGTGGCTGGCTGTCGGCGTGGTTTGGGCGGCGTACCTATTACCTGGTATCAACTGCAGTATTCGTGCTGGCATCCCTGGGTTGCGCACTGTCGGCCGAACTGTGGCAACTGGTCGCGTTCCGGGTGTTGCAAGGCCTGGCAGGCGGCGGGTTGCTGGGTATTTCCCAGGCAATCATCTACGACGTGTTCCCCAAGGAAAAGGTCAGCAGCGGCATGGCGTTGTACGGCGTGGGCGTGATGATGGGGCCGACTCTGGGCCCGACCGTCGGCGGCTACCTGATCGACACGTTGTCGTGGCATTGGATCTTCCTGATCAACCTGCCGATCGGCGCCGTGGCCCTGCTGCTGTGCTGGCTGTGTATCAGCGACTCGCCTAACGAGCAAAAACCCAGCAGCGTCGACTACAGCGGCTTCTGCTTGCTGGCTCTGGGGGTCGGTAGCCTGCAGATCCTGCTCGAGCGCGGCGAACATTGGGACTGGATGGCGTCCAACTGGACCGTCGCCTGCCTGTTGCTCAGCAGCTTCAGCCTGGTGGGCTTCTTCTGGTGGGAACGGCGGGTGACCAACCCCATCGTCAATGTCGCGCTGTTTCAGAACCGTGAATTCCTGATGGGATGCATTTGTGCCTTTTGCGTGGGTTTCGGGCTGTACAGCACCCTGTTCATGGTGCCGCTGTTCCTGCAGACCTTATTGGCACAAAGCGCCTACCAGAGCGGACTGGTGATTTTTCCAGGTGCGGTGGCCAGCGCCATCAGCACCCTGGTGATCGGCAAGCTGTCCCAGGAAAACAGGATCGACGAGCGCGTGTTCGTGACCTTGGGCATCGTGATGTACTGCTATGCCATGTTCCTGCACACCCAGTTCACCCTCGACAGTAACCCGGACACGCTTTACTGGCCCCTGGTGATCCGTGGCCTGGGCCTGGGCATGATCTTCGTACCGCTGACCAACTTGGCGATGCGCCGCCTGCCGCTGACATTGATCTCCGGCGCCTCGGGGGTCCTGAATCTGATGCGCCAGCTGGGCGGCAGTGTCGGCATCGCCATCGCCGCCACGCTGCTCACGCGATTCTCGTGGGAGCGTTATCGCCTGCTCTCCGAACACGTCACCGAATCCAGTCTCGTCGCGAGCGGCTGGGCAGGCGTGGAGACCGACCCGTTGTTTCTCTCCCTGGGCCTGGCCAGCCATCAGCAAGCCATAGCCCTGATGCCTTACCTGCAAGCGCGCGAGCAGGGGCAAATGCTGGCGTTCAGCATGTTGTTCGGCACCTTGGGAGCCGTGATGGCCATCGGTATTCCAATGGTGCTGATGATGCGTAGAAGCCTCGTCAGTCGATAA
- a CDS encoding SDR family oxidoreductase yields the protein MNLLGKIIVITGTARGLGLATASKLKQQGATVIGLDILTPQEGSLLDAFYQVDLCDRHALAAAISAISTDFGDIDILVNNAGILTLERGETGVTDEVTRAVDVNLFAPWQLVSGFLPGLLRKRGKVVNVSSLFALVNAPYVAAYAASKRALSAYSDVLRMQYRGELDVVTVYPGFIDTAIHLPAQRVGLSVKRLVTFKWGDKTLLSLEEKLEAAAAGLVRACQKNGLRNRGLTFMGTLAMYTARCMPSVIDTFIALRLRTLTRGGHLALKPELIE from the coding sequence ATGAACCTGCTCGGAAAAATCATCGTAATCACCGGTACCGCGCGCGGCCTGGGCTTGGCGACCGCCAGCAAGCTCAAGCAACAGGGCGCCACGGTGATTGGTCTAGACATACTTACGCCGCAGGAGGGCAGCCTGCTGGACGCGTTTTATCAAGTCGACCTGTGCGACCGTCACGCTCTGGCCGCCGCAATCAGTGCCATCAGCACCGATTTCGGTGACATCGACATTTTGGTCAATAACGCCGGCATCCTGACCCTGGAACGCGGCGAAACCGGCGTTACCGATGAAGTGACCCGCGCGGTCGATGTGAATCTGTTCGCACCATGGCAATTGGTCTCGGGGTTCCTGCCGGGGTTGCTGCGCAAACGCGGCAAAGTGGTCAACGTGTCGTCACTGTTCGCGCTGGTGAACGCGCCCTACGTGGCCGCCTACGCTGCCAGCAAACGTGCACTGAGCGCTTATTCGGATGTGTTGCGCATGCAGTACCGCGGCGAACTCGACGTGGTCACGGTGTACCCGGGGTTCATTGACACTGCAATCCACTTGCCGGCGCAGCGTGTGGGCCTGTCGGTCAAGCGCCTGGTGACGTTCAAGTGGGGTGACAAGACCCTGCTGTCGCTGGAAGAAAAACTGGAGGCAGCCGCTGCCGGCCTGGTGCGCGCCTGCCAGAAAAATGGCCTGCGCAACCGTGGGCTGACGTTCATGGGCACGCTGGCCATGTACACCGCGCGCTGCATGCCAAGCGTGATTGATACTTTTATCGCCCTGCGCCTGCGCACGCTCACGCGTGGCGGCCACCTGGCACTCAAACCTGAACTGATCGAGTAA
- a CDS encoding DUF3050 domain-containing protein, whose product MPFNIDSHIETEREQLFSHPLFANIRTLEDVRTLMEFHVFAVWDFMTLLKRIQRDLTCVELPWVPPVHITAARLINEIVVGEETDEHPNGGFISHLDLYLTAMDEIGADSTVFRRFLAAIKAQVPLAKALNDPAIPTAAKVFMCQTLDIAQHGTTEAVLAYFFFGREDIIPDMFGRLLSQWSVSEHDVPMLTYYLKRHIEMDGDDHGPAAKRIIAEIVTTPAQHLHMVESAKTAINSRIELWNSVHQFLLDKAHSTADRPVREVETVSEPA is encoded by the coding sequence ATGCCTTTTAACATCGATAGCCACATTGAAACCGAACGCGAACAGCTGTTCAGCCATCCGCTGTTTGCAAACATCCGCACCCTCGAAGACGTGCGCACGCTGATGGAGTTTCATGTGTTCGCCGTATGGGACTTCATGACCTTGCTCAAGCGCATCCAGCGCGACCTTACCTGTGTGGAGTTGCCCTGGGTGCCGCCGGTACACATCACCGCCGCCCGTCTGATCAATGAAATCGTGGTCGGCGAAGAAACCGACGAGCACCCCAATGGCGGTTTTATCAGCCACTTGGACCTGTACCTCACCGCCATGGATGAAATCGGTGCCGACAGCACGGTATTCCGCCGCTTCCTGGCAGCGATCAAGGCCCAGGTTCCCCTGGCAAAGGCGCTCAACGACCCGGCTATCCCAACGGCGGCGAAAGTGTTCATGTGCCAAACCCTCGACATTGCACAACACGGCACGACCGAAGCGGTGCTGGCGTACTTTTTCTTTGGTCGTGAAGACATCATCCCCGATATGTTTGGCCGACTGCTGTCGCAATGGTCGGTCAGTGAACATGATGTACCGATGCTCACGTACTACTTGAAGCGCCACATCGAAATGGACGGCGACGACCACGGTCCGGCAGCCAAGCGCATCATCGCCGAGATCGTCACCACACCCGCGCAACACCTGCATATGGTCGAGAGTGCCAAGACCGCGATCAATTCACGGATCGAGCTGTGGAACAGCGTGCACCAGTTCCTGCTGGACAAGGCCCATTCCACTGCGGACCGCCCTGTGCGTGAGGTCGAAACCGTTTCTGAGCCTGCTTGA
- a CDS encoding fatty acid desaturase — MLIIAYALSLYLLPLALFVWVVSTSSVFWVLVCSPLVVLAGYGLFLQAILGHEGFHFNLSANPLHSCYLGIATSSLLPGFCVTGYFVDHWQHHRYSNSEKDPDYRLFSRYHTLASRIMLSRLVATLRYLQATWRLAFGPLNTPSPLPLSAIEVQRLARCNIACQAGWLSLYGLAIWRIDGLLLGFSLSLAVAFLISAVNAYQEHAFEAGHQQPPARSRTSRFNTWLHAGSNFHLEHHFYPAVPCWRLPQVHRHLLDAGWYAGRQYLLEKHFVRSFRYACSRHPYRGNTLNDKHP; from the coding sequence TTGCTGATCATTGCCTACGCCTTGAGTCTCTACCTGTTACCTCTCGCACTGTTTGTGTGGGTGGTGAGCACCTCCTCCGTTTTTTGGGTGCTGGTGTGCTCGCCGTTGGTGGTATTGGCCGGATATGGGTTGTTTCTGCAAGCGATCCTTGGGCATGAAGGTTTTCACTTCAACTTGAGTGCGAACCCCTTGCACAGTTGCTACTTGGGCATTGCCACCAGTTCGTTGCTGCCAGGGTTCTGTGTGACCGGTTATTTCGTGGACCATTGGCAACACCATCGTTACAGCAACAGCGAGAAGGACCCGGACTACCGGCTCTTTTCGCGTTACCACACGCTGGCAAGCCGCATCATGCTGTCGCGCCTGGTCGCCACCCTGCGCTATCTGCAGGCCACTTGGCGCCTGGCCTTCGGCCCACTGAACACGCCCTCGCCACTGCCGCTGAGTGCGATCGAGGTGCAACGGCTGGCTCGCTGCAATATTGCCTGCCAGGCTGGATGGCTCAGCCTTTACGGGCTGGCTATCTGGCGCATCGACGGGCTGCTTCTGGGGTTTTCCTTGAGCCTGGCGGTGGCGTTCCTGATCTCGGCGGTCAATGCCTATCAGGAACATGCTTTCGAAGCGGGCCATCAACAGCCGCCAGCGCGCTCACGCACTTCGCGCTTCAACACCTGGCTGCACGCCGGCTCGAATTTTCACCTGGAGCATCATTTTTATCCCGCAGTGCCGTGCTGGCGACTGCCCCAGGTACACCGCCACCTGTTGGACGCGGGATGGTATGCAGGCCGGCAATACCTGCTTGAAAAGCACTTCGTTCGGTCCTTCCGATACGCCTGCAGTCGCCACCCCTATCGTGGAAACACGCTGAACGACAAACACCCTTAA